The Metabacillus litoralis genome contains a region encoding:
- a CDS encoding sugar phosphate nucleotidyltransferase, which produces MKVVILCGGKGLRMRGLEENIPKALARVNEKPIIWHIMKLYSQYGYNEFILPLGYQGEKIKEYFIDYKWKESDLELVLNENKPIPLTNIEDWSITFADTGLETMTGARIKNIEKYVDDDIFLLTYGDGLSDINIDKLIQFHKEKGKTVTLTGIRKQSQYGILEVEDGIATKFVEKPEMNSIINGGFFVCNRDFFHYLSDDPECVLEEDPLKNLIKDEELAIYEHDGLWMSIDTPKDLVEANKIWKS; this is translated from the coding sequence ATGAAAGTTGTTATTTTGTGCGGTGGTAAGGGACTTAGAATGAGAGGATTGGAAGAAAATATACCAAAGGCATTGGCACGAGTGAATGAGAAACCTATTATTTGGCATATTATGAAATTGTATAGTCAATATGGATATAATGAATTTATCTTGCCACTTGGATATCAAGGGGAAAAAATTAAAGAATATTTTATTGATTACAAGTGGAAGGAAAGTGATTTAGAGCTAGTATTAAACGAGAACAAACCTATTCCACTTACTAATATTGAAGATTGGTCCATAACATTTGCAGATACAGGTTTAGAAACAATGACTGGCGCTAGAATAAAAAATATTGAGAAATATGTTGATGATGATATCTTTTTGCTCACTTATGGGGATGGATTATCAGATATTAATATTGATAAATTGATTCAGTTTCATAAGGAAAAAGGAAAAACAGTGACTCTTACAGGAATAAGAAAACAAAGTCAATACGGAATTCTGGAAGTAGAAGATGGGATTGCAACAAAATTTGTAGAAAAACCTGAGATGAACTCGATCATTAATGGAGGATTCTTCGTATGTAATCGAGACTTCTTTCATTATTTAAGTGATGACCCAGAGTGTGTTCTTGAGGAGGATCCTTTAAAGAATCTGATTAAAGATGAAGAGCTAGCAATCTATGAACATGATGGATTATGGATGTCGATTGATACCCCGAAAGATTTAGTTGAAGCTAATAAAATATGGAAGTCATAG